In the genome of Synechococcus sp. UW179A, the window TTTCACCATCTCCTTGTGAGAAATGGATGTCACCCATTGATAGCTTGGCTCCCTCAACATAAACGGGAAAATAGATACGTGTCCCTTTGGTCAGATTTTTGATATCGCAATTACCGCCGTGCTCCCGTGGCGGCACGGTCCTCGCTGCCTCATTGGCGATTCGATCGAATTCCTCAGCACCGACAGTTCCCAGGATCGCGCTGTTTGGGTTTGGTAAAGCTGCTAAGACCGGTTCGCTTCCAGATAATCCCGCACCGTAGGTTCTTCGATCAGGAGCTGTATTCACTAATTCTGTTTCTCTGCGATTCCATTCTTTTAAAAGTTCGTGGGATGGAGCGCAACCAATCAGGCCAGGGTGAGTAATCCCAGCAAATCGAACTCCGGGTATATGACGTGAGCTTGTATAGACACCTTGAAGGTCCCAAATCGCTTTTGCTGCTTTTGGATAATGATCGGTAAGGAATCCTCCACCATTTTCCTTTGCAAAAATTCCAGTAAATCCCCACTCGTCTCCTTGAAGTGCTCCAACTTCAAGAATGTCAACAACCAAAATGTCTCCAGGTTGTGCTCCATTGACCCATATTGGTCCACTAAGAACGTGAACAACTTCTAGGTTGACATCCGCTATGTCCTGTGGGTCGTCATTATCTTTAATTTGCCCGTCAGTCCAATCTTTACA includes:
- the fmdA gene encoding formamidase, coding for MPKTLFEVDLTKSMDQQEMPGHNRWHPDIPAIASVNPGETFRIECKDWTDGQIKDNDDPQDIADVNLEVVHVLSGPIWVNGAQPGDILVVDILEVGALQGDEWGFTGIFAKENGGGFLTDHYPKAAKAIWDLQGVYTSSRHIPGVRFAGITHPGLIGCAPSHELLKEWNRRETELVNTAPDRRTYGAGLSGSEPVLAALPNPNSAILGTVGAEEFDRIANEAARTVPPREHGGNCDIKNLTKGTRIYFPVYVEGAKLSMGDIHFSQGDGEISFCGAIEMSGYLDLHVDIIKGGVAKYGMINPMFKTSPVEPHYSDYLVFEGISVDEFEGKQHYMDVHIAYRRACLNTIEYLKKFGYTGEQAYLLLSCAPVEGRISGIVDIPNACCTLALPTAIFDKDILPC